One Bombus pyrosoma isolate SC7728 linkage group LG9, ASM1482585v1, whole genome shotgun sequence genomic window carries:
- the LOC122571046 gene encoding mitochondrial basic amino acids transporter-like, with amino-acid sequence MALDFFAGCVGGCAGIVVGYPLDTIKVHMQTQDYRNPKYKGNWDCFRTLLAKESVAGLYRGMSSPLAGVALVNAVIFGVYGQTQKYIPDPASLTCYFAAGALAGIVQSPICSPIELAKTRMQLQASTARFSGPLQCLKHAYTHEGYRGVFKGLNVTLLREAPSFGVYFLVYEALTKMPDNVPVSTPRMLLAGGLAGTASWVISYPLDVIKSRIQADGNRYAGLIDCLRQSVKREGYSCLYRGLSSTIVRAFPTNAVTFTAVTWTFRLLGQENVETKKEEKQISMESIGESLDMREPFLEKWNNFLTSVSRRMVTRGLPYSTLSMTSTDESKLEWSVQYKDNEKWTKEGVKYGEQTRGDKFGREEDEKPTTSKEDVENLKELVEKKVDRTVRR; translated from the exons ATGGCCCTGGACTTTTTCGCCGGATGTGTGGGAG GGTGCGCCGGTATTGTGGTGGGATATCCTTTGGACACGATCAAAGTGCACATGCAAACGCAAGACTATCGCAACCCGAAGTACAAAGGCAACTGGGATTGCTTTCGGACGTTACTGGCAAAAGAATCG GTAGCAGGACTTTACCGGGGTATGTCGTCTCCGCTGGCAGGCGTGGCATTGGTGAACGCCGTGATCTTTGGCGTCTACGGTCAAACCCAAAAATACATACCCGATCCTGCCTCGTTGACCTGCTACTTCGCGGCTGGTGCCTTAGCAGGGATCGTTCAAAGTCCGATTTGCAGTCCCATTGAACTAGCAAAAACGCGTATGCAACTACAAGCGTCGACCGCGCGATTCTCAGGTCCGCTGCAATGTCTGAAACACGCGTACACACACGAGGGATACCGTGGCGTGTTCAAAGGCTTGAACGTCACGTTACTCAGAGAAGCTCCAAGTTTCGGTGTCTACTTTCTCGTGTACGAAGCTTTGACGAAAATGCCGGATAACGTTCCCGTTTCAACGCCACGCATGTTGTTAGCCGGAGGACTGGCTGGCACCGCTTCTTGGGTGATCTCTTATCCTCTGGACGTGATCAAATCCCGAATTCAAGCAGATGGAAATCGTTACGCCGGATTGATCGATTGTCTGAGACAGTCGGTGAAAAGGGAAGGATACTCTTGCTTGTACAGGGGACTCAGCTCGACCATCGTCAGGGCGTTTCCAACAAATGCCGTGACGTTCACCGCAGTCACGTGGACTTTCCGACTGTTGGGCCAAGAGAACgtagaaacaaagaaagaagaaaaacagataTCGATGGAATCGATCGGCGAGAGTCTGGATATGCGCGAGCCCTTCTTGGAAAAgtggaacaattttttaaccaGCGTGTCCAGAAGAATGGTGACTCGTGGATTACCGTATTCCACGTTGTCGATGACATCCACGGACGAGTCGAAGCTAGAGTGGTCCGTTCAGTATAAGGATAACGAGAAATGGACAAAGGAAGGGGTCAAGTACGGAGAACAAACTCGAGGAGATAAATTTGGCAGAGAAGAGGATGAGAAACCCACGACATCCAAGGAGGatgtggaaaatttgaaagaactTGTTGAGAAGAAAGTGGACAGAACTGTAAGACGCTAA